In uncultured Bacteroides sp., one genomic interval encodes:
- a CDS encoding DUF6600 domain-containing protein translates to MKTNTTIFALIFVFTTSCATLSRDTYYDDTPVSYQVFYDQLGSYGQWVDYPDYGYIWIPYVRETFAPYSTNGYWVLTQYGWSWISDYNWGWAAFHYGRWGFNNALGWFWVPGYEWGPSWVYWLHGNGYYGWSPIGPGMGLNYPHGGRYDRHHDHWCFVRERDFGRRNIYRYYVDQSGHEKIMRTSTVIDRTYTDRKRNTTYNYGPTESLFKGHRAQPLTDILSVKAIGLDRKSGIMNYAFTDLRLTETEIQERQPHLGLLKEMM, encoded by the coding sequence ATGAAAACAAATACTACAATCTTCGCTCTAATATTTGTATTCACCACTTCATGTGCAACATTATCTAGAGACACCTATTATGATGATACACCTGTCAGCTATCAAGTTTTCTATGATCAGTTAGGTTCTTATGGTCAATGGGTTGATTATCCAGATTATGGCTATATCTGGATTCCCTATGTACGCGAAACTTTCGCCCCCTATTCCACCAACGGCTATTGGGTACTTACTCAATATGGCTGGTCGTGGATATCCGATTACAACTGGGGATGGGCAGCATTCCACTATGGCCGCTGGGGATTCAATAACGCATTAGGATGGTTCTGGGTGCCGGGTTATGAATGGGGGCCATCATGGGTTTACTGGCTTCATGGCAATGGCTATTATGGTTGGTCGCCAATAGGTCCGGGAATGGGTCTAAATTACCCTCACGGCGGACGATATGACAGACATCACGACCATTGGTGCTTTGTAAGAGAGAGAGACTTTGGAAGGCGAAACATATATCGTTATTATGTAGATCAATCTGGTCACGAAAAAATTATGAGAACTTCTACAGTTATTGACCGGACTTATACTGACAGAAAAAGGAATACCACCTACAACTATGGCCCGACAGAGAGTCTGTTCAAAGGGCATCGGGCACAACCGTTAACCGATATTCTGTCCGTGAAAGCAATAGGCCTGGACAGGAAATCAGGAATAATGAATTACGCATTTACCGACCTCAGATTGACAGAGACAGAAATACAAGAGAGACAGCCCCATCTCGGGTTATTAAAAGAGATGATGTAA